In Penaeus chinensis breed Huanghai No. 1 chromosome 26, ASM1920278v2, whole genome shotgun sequence, a single genomic region encodes these proteins:
- the LOC125039129 gene encoding hematopoietically-expressed homeobox protein HHEX-like, which yields MVTRYTIDQILSCTAEGGQKAKSPAVAPGDEAPFGLSAAASRTSPASPSSPASQTLDLSLPTGVRRRDEGIGRSNLAKWSDVQRPREVKRERDDERRDHHQSPPSAVPRAPSSEVKENWKDEEEDEPQAGYGHRAPVPASTVARPVPVRLGQASKPTLHGPPTQSLVEPALASAHLRAPQHLRAEWRPDLLYGGGGRGGERPFGILEANAGGGGRGEDRGYGLLDPNLGGDVCGLMVRQYLEAHYRSLVAPRAFLPLGIPLLDPATLAYPHPAMNRSRRRGGQVRFTGEQTRQLETWFAKHKYITPQLRKTIARDLSLQERQVKTWFQNRRAKWRKGQTHIDGGAYHDLHPSSNSPSSPSSRTSEEDRHEREEEEEEMEEEVMLEDRVDEEERGAGNVKMTEGKHSHDFPKRGDDMANQEEGEGGAASKKEEKGAHKMLRRKNNV from the exons ATGGTTACTCGGTACACCATCGACCAGATTCTGTCCTGCACGGCGGAGGGGGGCCAGAAGGCAAAGTCGCCGGCGGTCGCTCCAGGAGACGAGGCGCCCTTTGGGCTCTCCGCCGCCGCCAGCAGGACCTCGCCCGCGTCTCCTTCCTCCCCGGCCTCACAGACACTcgacctctctctccccacgGGCGTGAGAAGGCGAGACGAAGGGATCGGCCGGAGCAACCTCGCGAAGTGGAGCGACGTCCAAAGGCCGCGGGAAGtcaagagggaaagggacgacGAGAGGAGAGACCACCACCAGTCTCCCCCTTCAGCCGTGCCGAGGGCCCCGTCCTCGGAGGTCAAGGAGAactggaaggacgaggaggaggacgaaccGCAGGCGGGCTACGGCCACCGCGCCCCAGTCCCGGCCTCCACTGTGGCGAGGCCAGTGCCCGTCCGCCTCGGCCAGGCCTCCAAGCCGACGCTCCACGGGCCGCCCACACAGAGCCTGGTGGAGCCCGCGTTGGCCTCCGCCCACCTCAGGGCACCGCAACACCTGAGGGCGGAATGGAGGCCCGATCTCCTCtacggcggaggaggaagaggaggagaaagaccgtTTGGCATTCTGGAAGCGAacgccggaggaggaggaagaggagaagacaggGGATACGGCCTTCTGGACCCAAACCTCGGCGGAGATGTCTGCGGCTTGATGGTTCGGCAGTACCTGGAGGCTCACTACAGGAGCCTCGTTGCCCCCAGGGCGTTCCTGCCTCTGGGGATTCCCCTCCTTGACCCAG CCACCCTCGCCTACCCACACCCGGCCATGAACAGGTCGCGGCGAAGGGGCGGACAAGTGCGGTTTACAGGAGAACAAACAAGACAACTCGAGACCTGGTTCGCCAAGCACAAGTACATTACGCCTCAGCTGCGCAAGACCATTGCTAGGGACCTTAGTCTGCAAGAAAgacag GTTAAAACGTGGTTTCAAAACAGACGAGCGAAATGGAGGAAGGGTCAAACACAC ATTGATGGAGGAGCATACCAcgacctccacccctcctccaactccccctcctcccctagttCAAGAACCAGCGAAGAGGACCGacacgaaagggaggaagaggaagaagaaatggaggaggaggtgatgctAGAAGACAGAgtcgatgaggaagagagaggtgcagGGAATGTGAAAATGACAGAAGGAAAACACTCTCATGATTTTCCCAAGAGAGGCGATGACATGGCAAaccaggaggaaggagaaggaggggcggcatcgaagaaggaggagaagggcgcCCACAAGATGCTCCGAAGGAAGAACAACGTCTGA